In Anaerolineales bacterium, one DNA window encodes the following:
- a CDS encoding UDP-N-acetylmuramoyl-L-alanyl-D-glutamate--2,6-diaminopimelate ligase, with translation MNLRNLFVDFPFSHPATIPDLEISGIAIDSRAVESGCLFVAMRGGSADGHGFIQKAIDNGATAVVGDRDLTGFSVPYIRLENSRHALTWLAAAFQHWPARRLTVIGVTGTDGKTTTSNLIYRVLLAAGIKAGLISTVNAVIGDEVLDTGFHVTTPDAHDVQHYLARMVEAGLTHVVLETTSHGWSQHRVDACEFDIGVVTNITHEHMDEHGGYENYRAAKARLFTSLEWTREKPQGNPRLGVINRDDAKSFAFLNDHIKGNRTNYGLGEEAEVRGVDIHYSSSGIQFKAMSKDFRVVISSNLVGSYNVSNCLAALAATVHGLGIDPQVAAQGIALMEGIPGRMERIDMGQNFTAIVDFAHTPNALKSALEAGRTMTNARVISVFGSAGLRDKEKRRMMAETSAELADLTVLTAEDPRTESLDGILEEMAAGARAKGGREGETFWRVADRGEAIKFALRLAREGDFVLSCGKGHEQSMCFGKTEYLWDDRTAMRAALAEFLGVDGPPMPYLPSQDKTEEEWLKG, from the coding sequence ATGAATTTGAGGAATTTGTTTGTTGATTTTCCATTTTCGCATCCGGCTACTATCCCTGATTTGGAGATCAGTGGCATTGCCATAGACAGCCGCGCGGTGGAGTCTGGCTGTCTATTTGTTGCCATGCGCGGCGGTTCCGCCGACGGCCATGGTTTCATCCAAAAGGCGATTGACAATGGGGCAACTGCGGTTGTGGGGGATAGGGATTTGACAGGATTCTCCGTCCCGTATATTCGACTTGAAAATTCGCGTCATGCCCTGACCTGGCTGGCTGCGGCTTTCCAGCATTGGCCTGCGCGCAGGCTGACAGTGATCGGCGTAACCGGTACCGACGGAAAAACCACGACCAGTAATTTGATCTACAGGGTCCTTCTTGCGGCAGGCATTAAAGCGGGACTGATCTCGACCGTCAATGCAGTGATCGGCGATGAAGTCTTGGACACAGGCTTCCATGTCACCACGCCCGATGCGCACGATGTTCAGCACTATCTCGCCAGAATGGTGGAAGCCGGATTGACCCATGTTGTGTTGGAAACCACCTCGCATGGCTGGTCACAACATCGGGTGGATGCCTGCGAGTTCGACATCGGCGTGGTGACAAATATCACGCACGAACACATGGATGAGCATGGCGGGTACGAAAATTACCGTGCCGCAAAAGCGAGACTTTTCACCAGTCTCGAATGGACAAGGGAAAAGCCGCAGGGGAATCCACGACTGGGAGTCATTAACCGTGACGACGCGAAGTCGTTCGCTTTCCTGAATGACCATATCAAAGGAAACAGGACCAACTACGGGCTGGGAGAAGAGGCGGAGGTCCGCGGAGTGGATATCCATTACAGCTCATCGGGAATCCAATTCAAGGCGATGTCGAAAGATTTTCGCGTAGTCATTTCGAGCAATTTAGTAGGTTCGTACAACGTCTCGAACTGCCTTGCGGCGTTGGCGGCGACTGTCCATGGCTTGGGAATAGACCCGCAGGTGGCGGCGCAGGGAATCGCGTTGATGGAAGGCATCCCCGGGCGGATGGAGCGCATCGACATGGGGCAAAATTTTACTGCCATTGTGGATTTTGCCCACACGCCAAATGCGCTGAAATCCGCGCTGGAGGCGGGGCGGACGATGACGAATGCACGCGTGATCTCGGTGTTTGGCTCAGCGGGGCTGCGGGACAAGGAAAAGCGGCGCATGATGGCGGAGACGTCGGCGGAGTTGGCAGATTTGACGGTGTTGACCGCCGAAGACCCGCGCACCGAGTCGCTGGATGGGATTTTGGAGGAGATGGCGGCGGGCGCAAGGGCGAAGGGCGGGCGCGAGGGCGAGACGTTCTGGCGCGTGGCGGACCGCGGCGAGGCGATCAAGTTTGCCTTGCGGCTGGCGCGTGAAGGCGATTTTGTGTTGTCGTGCGGGAAGGGACACGAGCAGTCCATGTGTTTTGGGAAGACCGAATACCTGTGGGATGACCGCACGGCAATGCGCGCCGCGCTGGCGGAGTTTTTGGGCGTGGATGGTCCGCCGATGCCCTATTTACCATCGCAGGATAAGACCGAAGAGGAGTGGCTAAAGGGATGA